The window ATTGCAATCACCCCGTTTTATCGGTACTGATCAATCGTTCTCTAAGCGTGGTACGCTTTTACAATGGTTCCCTGAAAAATTAGCGACAATTGAAAACTTAAATAATGTACCGAGTGCAATTTCACACGATGTGTATATGCATTGCAGCTACGATATTGCTGAAAATAAACATTGGGTGAAAAAAGCATTAAACCAAGTTATTCGTCGTCATTTATTGGAAGGTGGATGGACAGATCGCGATGTCACTAAATTAGGTGAGCGTAATGGCAAACCCGTCATGGTGGTGTTATTGGAGCATTTCCATTCATCTCATTCAATTTACCGTACGCATTCCACTTCAATGATAGCTGCTCGCGAACGTTTCTATTTAATTGGTGTAGGTAATGATGCTGTAGATGAAGCAGGTAAAGCTGTATTTGATGAATTTCATGTATTAGAAGGCAATAATGTTGTTTTTAAATTAGATCATTTAAAAGCGATTTGTGAGAAAAATGGCGCAGCGGTTTTTTATATGCCGAGTATTGGGATGGATTTAACGGCTATTTTTGCAAGCAATATTCGCCTTGCACCGGTTCAAGTGATTGCTTTAGGTCACCCTGCTACGACACATTCTGATTTTATTGAATATGTCATTGTAGAAGATGACTACGTTGGTTCTGAAAAATGCTTCAGTGAGCAATTATTGCGTTTACCAAAAGATGCTCTCCCTTATGTACCTTCAGCGCTTGCACCGCAACACGTAGAATATCGCTTACGTGAAAATCCTGAAGTGGTGAATATTGGTATTGCTTCTACCACAATGAAGCTTAACCCATATTTCTTAGCAGCATTAAAGGCTATTCGTGATCGTGCGAATGTTAAGGTTCATTTCCACTTTGCTTTAGGTCAATCCAGTGGTGTGACACATCCTTATGTTGAGCGTTTTATTAAGTCTTATTTAGGCAATGATGCGACAGCTCATCCACATGCACCTTATGATCAATATCTTCGTATTTTGCATAACTGCGATATGATGGTAAATCCATTCCCATTCGGTAATACTAATGGCATTATTGATATGGTGACATTAGGTTTAGTGGGGGTATGTAAAACGGGTGCAGAAGTGCATGAACATATTGATGAAGGATTATTCAAACGTTTAGGTTTACCGGAATGGTTAATTGCAAATACGGTAGATGAATATGTTGAACGTGCAATTCGTTTAGCAGAAAACCATCAAGAACGTTTAGAACTTCGCCGTCATATCATTGAAAATAATGGCTTACAAACCTTATTTACAGGCGATCCAAGCCCAATGGGTAAAGTGTTACTTGAAAAATTTGAGGAATGGAAAGCAGCAAATTTAGCTGAAAAGCCAAAGAAAAAAGCGACTAAATCCGCAACGACAAAAGAGAAGACTACAAAGTCTACCACGACAAAGAAAAGTGCGGTCAAATCTGAAGGTAAATCTGAGCCGAAAAAAACGGTAAAGAAAACCACGAAAAAAGCAGATAAATAATCAATAAATCCCCGAAAGGGGATTTTTTATTGAGAAAAATTAAACAAAGCCTCATTTTTTCTAAAAAAGCTTGATTTTGTGGCGTAAAGCCTGTAATTAATAGACCCATTCAACACAACATAAAATAAGGAAAAACTCATGAAAAACGTCGGTTTTATCGGTTGGCGCGGAATGGTCGGTTCCGTATTAATGGATCGTATGGTGCAAGAGCAAGATTTTGCCAATATTAATTCTGTTTTCTTCACCACTTCTCAAGCAGGTCAAAAAGCCCCTGTATTTGCAGGTAAAGAAGCGGGTGAACTTAAAAGTGCATTCGACATTGAAGAACTTAAAAAATTAGACATTATCGTGACCTGTCAAGGTGGCGACTATACCAATGAAGTTTATCCAAAATTAAAAGCAACAGGTTGGGACGGATATTGGGTTGATGCCGCTTCTGCACTACGTATGAAAGATGATGCTATTATCGTGCTTGATCCAGTAAATCAACACGTAATTTCTGAAGGCTTGAAAAAAGGCATTAAAACTTTCGTGGGTGGTAACTGTACCGTGAGCTTAATGTTAATGGCTATCGGTGGTTTATTTGAAAAAGATTTAGTGGAATGGGTATCTGTCGCAACTTACCAAGCGGCTTCAGGTGCAGGCGCAAAAAATATGCGTGAATTGATTTCACAAATGGGCTTATTAGAACAAGCGGTTTCAAGTGAATTAAAAGACCCTGCTTCATCTATTTTAGATATTGAACGTAAAGTGACTGCAGAAATGCGTTCTGATAGCTTCCCAACGGATAACTTCGGTGCAGCATTAGGTGGTAGCTTAATCCCTTGGATTGACAAACTTCTTCCAGAAACCGGACAAACTAAAGAAGAATGGAAAGGTTATGCAGAAACTAACAAAATCTTAGGTTTAAGCGACAATCCAATTCCAGTAGATGGTTTATGCGTACGTATCGGTGCATTACGTTGCCACAGCCAAGCGTTCACTATCAAACTGAAAAAAGACTTACCGTTAGAAGAAATCGAACAAATTTTAGCGTCTCACAATGAATGGGTGAAAGTAATTCCAAACGACAAAGAAACCACATTACGTGAATTAACCCCAGCTAAAGTAACAGGTACATTAAGCGTACCAGTTGGTCGTTTACGTAAATTGGCAATGGGTCCAGAATACTTAGCGGCATTCACTGTAGGTGACCAATTATTATGGGGTGCTGCAGAGCCAGTTCGCCGTATCTTAAAACAATTGGTGGTGTAAGTTTTACTTTCACTACAAAGGGCGTATTTACTACGCCCTTTTCATTACTACAAAAGATAATATGCTACGATCTATCTTTGTTTTTATTACAATTTCTTTAATGACATTTGTTTTGCAATATTGGTTTGTTTCACGCCTTGGTTATCCTGAAACCTTTGTAACAACATGCCAAAATTACACGGGTGAGTTTTTGTATGAAGCGCGTTGTGAATATACCTTTAATATATTATTTACAACGATAATTGTTGCATTTTTAGCATTGTTTCCTTTTATTATTTCTCAGAAATTATCTTGCTTTATTATCGGTTGTTTATGGCTAGGGCTTTTATGGTTATTGGGTTCAGTTTTTATTACCTTTGATAGTACTGATTTAGGAAATACACTTGAGATTTCAAGCTTATTTCACTATGCTTGGGTTGAATTAAAAATACCTTATATCGTCATATCTGTTATCTCTATCCCTACACTATTTTTTGTTAAAAAATTATGATCAGAGAACCTCATTTTCATCAATTTGCTCTTGCGGAGTTATTGCCTTTTTTTGAGCAATTTCCTACGCAATATCTTTCTGGCGAACGAAATATCAAATTGGCTTATCGTCATTTGGTTCAGCCTGAAAGTGCGGTCAGAAAATTGATGATTTTGGTGAATGGTCGAGCAGAAAATATGCTCAAATGGACTGAGTTGGCTTATGACTTTTACCAACAAGGTTATGATGTTTTGCTTTTCGATCATCGAGGACAAGGCTATTCACAGCGTATTATTCCTCAAAAAGGGCATTTAGATGAGTTTCGTTTTTATACCGATGATATGGCAAAAATCATTGAAAAAACGACCGCACTTTGTGCTTATCAAGCGCAATATATTCTCGCCCACTCCCTCGGCGCGTTAATTTCCACCTATTATCTGGCCAATTACGATCACCATATTAAAAAGGCAGTGCTTTCTTCACCTTTCTTTGGCGTTCCAATGAAACATCCATTACGAGATGAACTCATCATTGCAATGATGATGGCATTTGGTCAAGGGCATCGTTATGTTTTCGGCAAAGGACATTACAAACCAGCAGATTTAAATCTTAATGAACTCAGCCATTCTAAAACGCGAATGAAATGGATGAACCGAGTTAATCGAAAACGCGCTGCTATTCACTTAGGCGGCCCGACTTTCCGTTGGGTACATTTGTGTTTAAATGCAATCAAAGCGCTCCCTAAAATTATTCCAAGAGTGGAAACACCTGTGCTTATCCTACAAGCGGAAAAGGAAAAGATTGTAGATAATAAAAATCTTGAAAAATTGACCGCACTTTTTCCGCATGCAGAATCCATGCTTGTACCTCAAGCAAAACATGAAATCCTTTTTGAAAAAGATAAGGTGAGAAAAGCCGTGCTTGAACGCGTGAATCAATTTCTTCATTCTTAAAGTTGTTTTTTAATCTGCATCAAGTTTTCATCAAATTTTATTAAAAACATCGCTTAAATCTTTACTCGTACTAAATAAGTGGTATCTTTATAACCGCTTATTTAATCGATTGCGTCACGGTCGTTATACGTGATGAATTATTTTTTGTTCATTTATCTAGGAGTTATCCTATGGAAAGTAAGATTCCAGCAGTAGAAGTCAAACTTGGCTTTAAATGGCAGGGGCTGCTGATTGCCGTCATCATTGGTTTAGGGATTTGGTTAATCCCAACACCAGAAGGTTTGTCCGCAAAAGCCTGGGGAATGCTGGCACTGTTTGTCGCAACCATTGTGGCTATTATCGCGAAAGCCATGCCTATGGGTGCTGCAACCTTGGTGGCATTGGTGATCAGCGGATTAACTGGGCTTACACCGATTTCACCAAAACAAGGTGATGTTGGTATGTTATCTGGCTTTGCGAACGGCACCATTTGGTTGATTGCTATTGCCATGTTTTTATCTCGTGCGGTGATTAAAACCGGTTTAGGTAAACGTATCGCGCTGTACTTCGTTGGTCGTTTTGGTAAAAAAATGATGGGCGTGGCTTATGGTATGGCGTTGGCTGATGTTGTTATCGGTCCAGGGATTCCTTCGGCTTCTGCGCGTGGGGGCGGTATTATGTACCCAATTATGCAATCTATTGCTGA is drawn from Haemophilus parainfluenzae and contains these coding sequences:
- a CDS encoding adhesin, which gives rise to MAETQKQPSVIRFEQEVAAKNYEAACVELLDILSKIDTNFGGVEGIEIDYPSQLNDELVQDKIKHFCTRVAVAMSELFSDPKLDISEGGAQRFFTLQRWINMIFASSPFVNADHVLQTYNRNPDKTNLSDFHLDNARSSLIKFCILYLPESNINVNLDALWNLDPELCASLCFALQSPRFIGTDQSFSKRGTLLQWFPEKLATIENLNNVPSAISHDVYMHCSYDIAENKHWVKKALNQVIRRHLLEGGWTDRDVTKLGERNGKPVMVVLLEHFHSSHSIYRTHSTSMIAARERFYLIGVGNDAVDEAGKAVFDEFHVLEGNNVVFKLDHLKAICEKNGAAVFYMPSIGMDLTAIFASNIRLAPVQVIALGHPATTHSDFIEYVIVEDDYVGSEKCFSEQLLRLPKDALPYVPSALAPQHVEYRLRENPEVVNIGIASTTMKLNPYFLAALKAIRDRANVKVHFHFALGQSSGVTHPYVERFIKSYLGNDATAHPHAPYDQYLRILHNCDMMVNPFPFGNTNGIIDMVTLGLVGVCKTGAEVHEHIDEGLFKRLGLPEWLIANTVDEYVERAIRLAENHQERLELRRHIIENNGLQTLFTGDPSPMGKVLLEKFEEWKAANLAEKPKKKATKSATTKEKTTKSTTTKKSAVKSEGKSEPKKTVKKTTKKADK
- the asd gene encoding aspartate-semialdehyde dehydrogenase — protein: MKNVGFIGWRGMVGSVLMDRMVQEQDFANINSVFFTTSQAGQKAPVFAGKEAGELKSAFDIEELKKLDIIVTCQGGDYTNEVYPKLKATGWDGYWVDAASALRMKDDAIIVLDPVNQHVISEGLKKGIKTFVGGNCTVSLMLMAIGGLFEKDLVEWVSVATYQAASGAGAKNMRELISQMGLLEQAVSSELKDPASSILDIERKVTAEMRSDSFPTDNFGAALGGSLIPWIDKLLPETGQTKEEWKGYAETNKILGLSDNPIPVDGLCVRIGALRCHSQAFTIKLKKDLPLEEIEQILASHNEWVKVIPNDKETTLRELTPAKVTGTLSVPVGRLRKLAMGPEYLAAFTVGDQLLWGAAEPVRRILKQLVV
- a CDS encoding alpha/beta fold hydrolase encodes the protein MIREPHFHQFALAELLPFFEQFPTQYLSGERNIKLAYRHLVQPESAVRKLMILVNGRAENMLKWTELAYDFYQQGYDVLLFDHRGQGYSQRIIPQKGHLDEFRFYTDDMAKIIEKTTALCAYQAQYILAHSLGALISTYYLANYDHHIKKAVLSSPFFGVPMKHPLRDELIIAMMMAFGQGHRYVFGKGHYKPADLNLNELSHSKTRMKWMNRVNRKRAAIHLGGPTFRWVHLCLNAIKALPKIIPRVETPVLILQAEKEKIVDNKNLEKLTALFPHAESMLVPQAKHEILFEKDKVRKAVLERVNQFLHS